The window GGCAATTATCTTCAAATTACATACCTCCTCTGCCTGGAACGTAATCAGATACTTCTCAAGACCAAGAGACTGCAGAAAACCATCAACCGACGTATCAGCCTGCACAGTTAGTTACATGACTTAGAAACAAAATCAAGACAAATGAAGCACAGTTAGTTACATGATTTAGAAACCATTGACCAACGTATCAGCCTGCACAGTTAGTTACATCACTTGGAAATAAAATCAAGACAAATGAGTGCAATCTTATGCAAATCATGTCATTTATGCTTACACCGCATGGGTGTAAGGAACATTATGTGCAAGAATCTGATACACACGAAAGGCAAAGAAAGGGATCCAAGGATGAGAAAAACAAGATAAAGTAACTAAATTCtaattagagaaaaaaaaaaaaaaaaggtttcgaGTTCTATGGTTTGCAATTCCATCTAAGAAAAATGGGAGCTCGTGCTTTGATGGAGAGGCACATCTAAACCAGTCGAATGTATGAATAGCCAGACATGCTTCAAAAAGTACCAGCGCCATGCAAAGAGAGGCATCATGTCGGAAAGTAGGAAACAAGGAACGTCCATTTTTCAAAAACAAATTGCCACATTGGGACACACATTCACTGACATAGGTATTAAGACAAAAACTTAATGTACCATCTCCCTCACTCCTTCCCCCTCTCCAAAACTAATGCAGCATCTGTGTAAAAGTAAAAATCTAAAACAAGTCTAGCATCTGGGAAGTAGCAGTCAATAAAAGAAATTTGAAGAGGATCAACATCCAGTGTTGATTGTGACTAAAATATAGAACAAGCGATGGCTTTGTGACAGAAGAAACTTACCATCATGCTTATTTGGCAACCAACAAAATATGCTCAAGAAACAACAGCACAAGCATGCAAGCTCTGACCCAAGCCACAATATCATATGAATCAAAATTATATGGCTTCtcttctcttttaattttttgcaACTATCTTCCTTTTGGGTAAATGCACGATTTTTCACTGTACAGCAGGACCTGTAGCTGCAGTTTGTATCCCCTTATAGGTATAGATGCAATACTATGTGAAATATCATACAACATTTAATGTATATTCACAGACTTTTGAATAACAAATGTCACAGCATGTACAATCAGCACCATCACCACCTAAGAAGCACCCACCcggcttgaattctatgggcaacatccttctcaataaCTCCATTCTAATGAACGACCGACCCCAGAAATTGAAAGTGTCATTTCAGGATGCTTCTCGGTCaccaatcttaactaattcttcATTTATTCTCTTGTTACTAAAATTTCAGACTATACTACTGTATAATAGTAGGGGCTGAATGATGAAATATACAAAGTTATTAATTTCTTTGTTTTTAAGTATCATTATTTTACCAGttctaaaatattaatatttcatTGCATCCCCATCGCATGAATGGGTGCCTTATTGTCTAGAACCGAGACACATCGCCATGAGAAAGTAACATTGCTGCAGCAAGTCTTGTCGCAATGCCAATAGAATAGATGTGCATGGTGGCagatgaaacaaaaaaaaatttaaaaaaaataaaataaaataacagggAAATCCATGGGAATTTCTACCTTCTGCTGAGACTTCTTCCTAGACGAAGCTGGATTGGCAACCTTTTTAGAGTCTGACATGATTGCCTCAGTGGGCAAGACACTTTTTTTCACAGGTTTTGCAGCCTCTGCAACTGCCTTAGCCTTTGGCGTATCAGTATTTGCTGGTTGAGTGTGCATTGTGCCAGCTAGTTTTTCACGTAGATCTCGGACTCCTTCACGAGAGCCCTTTCCACTTTGATGTGCTTGCAGTGAACCCTTCCTTTGAAGCTTCAATCGAAGGTCTCTGGCACCAACTTTGGGATCTTTATATTGTTACATCAAAACAATCAACAACATCATTAAGAAGTTCAGCCAAATAGAACGAAAGTTACGCAGAATTGGGTTGCAACTACAGGTCAAATAAATCTGTACTTGAAACTTGAGGatcttcatcatcctcataaAGATCATGTTTCCACTTGTCATCATTTTGGCGTTGCCTGCACAAGTTACAGCCTCAGAATCAAACGAAGAAACAGTCAAATCAAATCTATTATGAGAATGATCTCTCTGAATTAAACAGAACAAAGGAGGGGGCAGATTGAATTAAATGGGCGAAATAGCTGAACAACAAATGAAAACATAAGCTCCAAAAAAaactttttctattcttttcctcttttttgttttttatttttttttttaaaatatataacatacatTTTTAGCATCtcaaaagaattttttttctgaaagtaacccaaattttattaaaaagaaagatGATAGAACAACACCCACCAACAATGCTAGCCCAAAAATAGGCTAGAAAGCATAAAAACACAACAGGAAACTAAGAAAACAGGGATCAAACAAAACTAATCCAGCCTCTAGCTACCAACCATCTCTGTTATCATACACTATCAGGTCACAACTTAACGCCCCAAGCTCCGCAAGCTGACTGCAGCCTCCTTATCTTCAAGTAACACATGCATAAACTTCACCAAATAGCCCCTGCAGATGATATCCAGTGCCACCCACCATATTTGCAATCTTCTGAGGGTTTTACCTGAATTCGCCCAAGCAATAGCAATTCCAGAGTCACCTTCCAGAGGATTTTAATTGCTTCAAGGAAACTAGTGGCCTCAGCGAAATTCGAATCTTTTATACATATTTGCCCTGAGAACTCAATGAGGGTATTACAACTGTGATCCTAAACCACCCCTCCTGTACCAGCCAAACCCAGGTTGCATAAAAAGCCACAATCAAAGTTATCTGTGAACAAACACGGGGGAGGGGGCTTCCAACTGACCTTTGCTTTCAAGCACCTTCATCCAGCACTGCAGAATATCCACCCAGTTTGAGTTTAGCTCCGAAGGTGGGATGCATCTCAAGGTGGCGTCAGCTTCcgaccacaacaccagaaatCGAAAAGGCAGGCTTGACTATGACCCAAATCGAAGCTATTTTCCCTAGAAAATCTGGAGTTTCTATCAATCCATAATGACCTATGATGACACATGACCCACTGACTTTCAAAGCATACAACCAATTGGGCCCCAGGCCAGAGATGACCCGCCTGCTATAAGCCTGAAAAGCGTATCAGGAAGGACCCAATCCAAGCCAAATTTAGCAACTATCATCGTCAATACATATCTAGCCACCGGACTGCAGAAAAGGATGATTTACCGACTCTTCAGAACTGCAGAACATAATACCTCTGTTTGGAAGCGGCATTCCTGCTTCTTGAGGTTGTTGACTGTTAGAATCTTCTCCAACCACGGAGCCCAGATTAAGGTTTGACTTTTAAGGGGCCACCACATTCCAAATCCTTGAGAATGGCTTAGGACTTTCTCTACTTTCCTCTATTAGGATGTTGGCTAAGAAATGAACTGAAACAATACCCTCAACATAGCTACAAGACTCCAGCACTACAAACAGTTGACTACAATTGACAGTAAACGGAACTTCCAATCCACAAACCAAGCAACAACAGTATCCTGGACAATAATCCCAAGGTAATATACCAGCATATGCACACCGTAAGTCCGTAGCTGAGAACATGCCTTCCTGAGACATACAATGCCACATAACGCAAGCAAATATCTCTGTTTTTTATACTTCTCGAACAATGCCACTATGTCAAGTGAAATTGGAAACTTTCACACTATAATGGACGACTACGGAGGACCTGCACTGCCCTGGCCCAGGTCTTAGCCCTATAAGGAAAAGGGTGAAATGATCAAAGGTTTCAAATAGTccaatttaataattttttgggatatccccTCCACCTATATCCAGATATTCCCACATTTGTCCAGTTTAGTTTGTTTATTCACACCAGCTCATACCCATTTAATCAGCTTACTATTTTACCGTGAATATAGTTACCTGTTGTATCCAACCTACCGGTTAAATATTGATGAAGAGGTTGAACATCTAGTTGGTCAAGTTATCAGGTTTTTAACAATGCACAGAGCATGCTAACAAGAATCATGCATAGCTTCACCAAATTCTCAGCTATACATCTGCGGCTAGATTACAATGCGAGTTTTTTGTACCACTGGGGATTTAGCAGCGCATCCACATTACATGCAGTGCTAATGTACAGCAAGCCAGACCTCTAAATCACAGGCCTTGGAGCATATCCAAAAAAATTACAAACACCAGACTGTTTTAAACAATCTGATTATACCCATTAACTTCAGACTCCTGACAATCTTCCCTTTGAGTGTCAATTTAGTGGCCAGCAACTGGGCAGAGAGCATCCTCTGATCGATGGGGTTTTTAGGCTACACCTGATCGATAATTGAACCAGCCATTTTAACATTCTAGATTGACATGCATATATGCTACTTGTACACCAGATATTTTGCCAACACTCCCCTAAATCTGCCAAACTCATGCCATAGCTTTTCCCACTTCTGCTCATTAAGCATGTTTCTATGGAAGTATATTGTAATTACATCTAGGGTGGCAAATGAGTCATGCCAGGCTGGACCAACTTTTCAAGCCTTAAAGAAAATGCAAGGCCAGGTCCAGTTCAATTAACTAAGCGGATCGAAAAACTCAAGCTGAAGCACAACCTACATATCTTGAGGGTCCTGCACCGCTCACACCGTACCCAAAGCACGGTGAACGCTCGCCAGGCCAGGCATGCCCAGCTCATTTGCCAGCCTCATTACATCAAGCATAAACAGTAAACCCCAACACCAACCATCCAAAAGATCTGAAATCCTCACTAAAAAGAAATCATAGAAAATCAAAGCAAAACCATCAAACTCACACATCCATTCCTGCGATCCAGTAAGTATGCACTGAAACAGTACCAAAGACTCACTTTTACGAAAAGCTGTAAATTCAATAATACCAAAGGAAAACAGGACTCCAAAGGCGGAGCAGAGCCAACGACCAGTGACCCTCACGCCACTCCATCTTAGgcgactcttttttcttttttttttttgagagggaGATAACATTCACTTTcattaaaatagaaaaaggaaaacaggCGAGAGAGAACCCGCTGAAATAGCTGGAAAATTACTCTCCCACAGAGAACAGATTACACGCTGAGGAATGATTAGAGACAGCCCATTCAGTGATATAATAGTGAATTC is drawn from Magnolia sinica isolate HGM2019 chromosome 5, MsV1, whole genome shotgun sequence and contains these coding sequences:
- the LOC131246843 gene encoding uncharacterized protein LOC131246843 — translated: MYADRVAAGSKRSIKDRLNGNSGEDFVRSRQSANGKRQRQNDDKWKHDLYEDDEDPQVSNPKVGARDLRLKLQRKGSLQAHQSGKGSREGVRDLREKLAGTMHTQPANTDTPKAKAVAEAAKPVKKSVLPTEAIMSDSKKVANPASSRKKSQQKADTSVDGFLQSLGLEKYLITFQAEEVDMTALMHMTDEDLKALGIPMGPRKKIILALDSRD